From Mustela erminea isolate mMusErm1 chromosome 1, mMusErm1.Pri, whole genome shotgun sequence, a single genomic window includes:
- the TMEM59L gene encoding transmembrane protein 59-like has protein sequence MALVSLMPPLLLLLLLQPPPAIPAPPARDPFAPQLGDTQSCQLRCRDRYPGPQLSQAELEEEDPSESPNEYDRAVLISACERGCRLFSICRFVARSSKPNATQTECEAACVEAYVKETEQQACSEGCWSQNPEPEPEPEPEPEQKRKVLEAPSGALSLLDLFSTLCNDLVNSAQGFVSSTWTYYLQTDNGKVVVFQTQPVVESLGHEGARLQRVEVTWRGSHPEALEVHVDPVGPLDKVRKAKIRVKTSSKAKVESDELQDNDFLSCMSRRSGLPRWILACCLFLSVLVMLWLSCSTLVTAPGQHLKFQPLTLEQHKGFMVEPDWPLYPPPSHAFGDSPPPYKLKLDLTKL, from the exons ATGGCTTTGGTCTCACTGatgccgccgctgctgctgctgctgttgctgcagCCTCCACCTGCCATCCCCGCTCCGCCCGCCCGCGACCCCTTCGCCCCGCAGCTCGGGGATACGCAGAGCTGCCAGCTGCGGTGCCGCGACCGCTATCCTGGTCCGCAGCTCTCGCAG gcagagctggaggaggaggacccTTCTGAGTCCCCCAATGAGTATGACAGGGCTGTCCTGATCAGTGCTTGTGAGCGCGGCTGCCGCCTCTTCTCCATCTGCCGATTTGTGGCAAGGAGCTCCAAGCCTAACGCCACCCAGACTGAGTGTGAAGCAG cgtGTGTGGAGGCCTATGTGAaggagacagagcagcaggcctGCAGCGAGGGCTGCTGGAGTCAGAACCCGGAGCCGGAGCCTGAACCTGAGCCTGAACCAGAACAGAAG AGAAAGGTCCTGGAAGCTCCAAGCGGGGCTCTTTCGCTCTTGGACTTGTTTTCCACCCTCTGCAATGACCTTGTCAACTCAGCCCAAGGCTTTGTCTCCTCCACCTGGACGTACTATCTGCAGACCGACAACGGGAAGGTGGTGGTGTTCCAG ACCCAGCCTGTGGTAGAGAGCCTGGGGCACGAGGGGGCCCGTCTGCAGCGAGTAGAGGTGACCTGGCGGGGATCCCACCCTGAGGCCTTGGAGGTGCACGTGG ACCCCGTAGGCCCCTTGGACAAGGTAAGGAAGGCCAAGATCCGAGTCAAGACCAGCAGTAAGGCCAAGGTGGAATCTGATGAGCTGCAGGACAACGACTTCCTCAGTTGCATGTCCCG GCGCTCGGGGCTCCCTCGCTGGATCCTGGCCTGCTGCCTCTTCCTTTCCGTGCTGGTGATGCTGTGGCTGAGCTGCTCCACACTGGTGACCGCACCTGGCCAGCACCTCAAGTTCCAG CCCCTGACCCTGGAGCAGCACAAGGGCTTCATGGTAGAGCCAGACTGGCCCCTCTATCCTCCCCCGTCTCATGCCTTTGGGGACAGCCCCCCACCCTACAAGCTGAAGCTGGACCTGACCAAGCTGTAG